From the genome of Deinococcus apachensis DSM 19763, one region includes:
- a CDS encoding VUT family protein, whose amino-acid sequence MTIPVAGRIPLLLTLLYAGSILLANLTLNQFIPLPVFGLLSVGTIFFAAVFTLRDRIHRAGGLKAVYIAIAAALIVNTLAALLVGTPWRFIGASFLAILVGELADTAVYQRLIEKSWWTRVLTSNAVSVPLDSILFTLLAFYGTMSGRDIAQIIFADILAKYTIAALFAFRVRHAARAAAS is encoded by the coding sequence ATGACCATTCCTGTTGCTGGCCGTATACCCCTGCTCCTGACCCTTCTCTACGCGGGCAGCATTCTGCTCGCCAACCTGACGCTCAACCAGTTCATCCCGCTCCCCGTGTTCGGGTTGCTGAGCGTGGGCACCATCTTTTTCGCGGCGGTCTTCACCCTGCGCGACCGTATCCACCGGGCGGGCGGGCTGAAGGCTGTTTACATCGCCATCGCCGCCGCGCTGATCGTCAACACGCTGGCGGCCCTGCTGGTGGGCACGCCCTGGCGCTTCATCGGCGCGTCGTTCCTGGCGATCCTGGTGGGCGAGCTGGCCGACACCGCCGTCTACCAGCGCCTGATCGAGAAGAGCTGGTGGACCCGCGTGCTCACGAGCAACGCCGTGAGCGTGCCGCTCGACTCCATCCTGTTCACGCTGCTGGCCTTCTACGGCACCATGAGCGGGCGTGACATCGCGCAGATCATCTTCGCGGACATCCTCGCCAAGTACACCATCGCCGCCCTGTTCGCCTTCCGGGTGCGCCACGCCGCCCGCGCCGCCGCCTCGTGA
- a CDS encoding GNAT family N-acetyltransferase: protein MTPTVRPIRDPEWDAAARLWTLAVPHDPFSAGDFRKRAAEQEGWGYTAFTLVALEGEEVVGLASVYQNPGMYHPQRFMLELAVHPERQWRGVGGALWDAMRAELVRHGAQAVRTSAREDHPLAPGFLARRGFVAGSRYFTSALDLSAFDEAPYRALEDRLARQGVRVRSLHELRETREPDLPARLHTLMSDVRRDVPRSEPATPLSREVFEEAVLGDPGLLPEAYLIAEDAGGAWVGQTTLFRTEASPDLLTGLTGVTRAARGQGIATLLKVHALRVARTLGAPAVRTDNASDNVPMLTINDRLGFVRDPASVSYLLEF, encoded by the coding sequence ATGACGCCCACCGTCCGGCCCATCCGCGACCCCGAATGGGACGCCGCCGCCCGGCTCTGGACCCTCGCGGTGCCGCACGACCCCTTCAGCGCGGGGGACTTCCGCAAACGCGCCGCCGAGCAGGAGGGGTGGGGGTACACGGCCTTCACCCTCGTGGCACTGGAGGGCGAGGAGGTCGTGGGCCTCGCCTCGGTGTACCAGAACCCCGGCATGTACCACCCGCAGCGTTTCATGCTCGAACTCGCCGTTCACCCGGAGCGTCAGTGGAGAGGAGTGGGTGGAGCGCTGTGGGACGCGATGCGGGCGGAACTCGTCCGGCACGGCGCCCAGGCCGTCCGCACGAGCGCCCGGGAGGACCATCCCCTCGCCCCCGGTTTCCTCGCCCGGCGTGGATTCGTGGCGGGGAGCCGGTATTTCACGAGCGCGCTGGACCTCTCCGCCTTCGACGAGGCGCCCTACCGAGCTTTGGAGGACCGGCTGGCCCGGCAGGGCGTGCGCGTTCGCAGCCTGCACGAGCTGCGGGAGACCAGAGAGCCCGACCTGCCCGCGCGCCTCCACACCCTGATGAGCGACGTGCGCCGGGACGTGCCCCGCTCCGAGCCCGCCACGCCGCTGAGCCGCGAGGTGTTCGAGGAGGCGGTCCTCGGCGACCCCGGCCTGCTCCCGGAGGCCTACCTGATCGCCGAGGACGCGGGCGGCGCGTGGGTCGGGCAGACCACGCTCTTCCGCACCGAGGCAAGCCCCGACCTGCTCACCGGTCTGACAGGCGTGACGCGGGCGGCGCGCGGGCAGGGGATTGCAACCCTGCTCAAAGTCCACGCCCTGCGCGTGGCCCGGACCCTCGGCGCTCCCGCCGTCCGCACCGACAACGCGAGCGACAATGTGCCCATGCTCACCATCAACGACCGCCTGGGCTTCGTGCGGGACCCGGCAAGCGTGAGCTACCTGCTGGAGTTCTGA
- a CDS encoding alginate O-acetyltransferase AlgX-related protein yields MNISGFLLSSSLLLGLGSAQETPAKASEIPAPLQGCAKSSNYDGKGNFELFGQDGFIFESPEFQDTYEFKGLDQLTLLVNTFRARGSELILVPVPSRAIKYAGSLDLTSYPRLDFSSQKFVQSWDKMIASARGTGAHVVDLLPDILAFKPGARGEDFFYPRDHHWTTSGAEKAAQETADLIAGIIRDRQLELPTKKGTLTLTRGSSFTGSYGKRFEDVCGQKLPQMTSYQARYEEENESLLGDEDDVIGIFGDSFGQGFPDSNFGPLLEYRTGLKTVNYSSAGAGPLLSLYGYLADPRVREKLPKFIVVPFMGWLSNNAFDYNQATAALLSCTDRTRLARVDYPAGQDKITFGTLPQTAARKLIHIHTNETTNYLEVRGKYTDGSPMRWENWRVSADYFRGSRNDFYSLAAVGRTPLEASIAIDGRKPTAGYAEVCSVDVGNAEGALSSP; encoded by the coding sequence ATGAATATTTCAGGATTCCTGCTGTCCTCCAGCCTGCTGCTCGGCCTCGGCTCTGCCCAGGAGACGCCCGCGAAGGCCAGCGAAATCCCAGCACCCCTCCAGGGCTGCGCCAAGTCCAGCAATTACGACGGCAAGGGGAATTTCGAGCTCTTCGGCCAGGACGGCTTTATCTTCGAGAGCCCCGAGTTTCAGGACACGTATGAGTTCAAGGGCCTAGACCAGCTCACCCTCCTCGTTAACACGTTCCGGGCCAGAGGCTCGGAACTCATCCTCGTTCCCGTTCCCTCCCGCGCCATCAAGTACGCGGGGAGCCTGGACCTGACCTCCTATCCGCGGCTCGACTTCTCCAGCCAGAAGTTCGTGCAGAGCTGGGACAAGATGATCGCGTCCGCCCGGGGAACGGGCGCCCACGTCGTCGACCTGCTGCCCGACATCCTGGCGTTCAAGCCCGGCGCCCGCGGCGAGGATTTCTTCTACCCGCGCGACCACCACTGGACCACCTCGGGCGCGGAGAAGGCGGCGCAGGAGACGGCGGACCTGATCGCGGGGATCATCAGGGACCGGCAGCTGGAGCTGCCCACCAAGAAGGGGACGCTCACCCTCACCAGGGGCAGCTCCTTCACCGGTTCCTACGGCAAGCGTTTCGAGGATGTCTGTGGGCAGAAGCTGCCGCAGATGACCAGCTACCAGGCCCGTTACGAGGAGGAGAACGAGTCCCTGCTGGGCGACGAGGACGACGTCATCGGCATCTTCGGGGACAGCTTCGGGCAGGGGTTTCCCGACAGCAATTTCGGTCCCCTGCTGGAATACAGGACGGGGCTGAAGACGGTCAACTACTCGTCGGCGGGGGCCGGGCCGCTGCTGTCCCTCTACGGCTACCTGGCGGACCCCAGGGTGAGGGAGAAGCTCCCCAAATTCATCGTCGTTCCCTTTATGGGGTGGCTCTCCAACAACGCCTTCGACTACAACCAGGCCACGGCGGCGCTGCTCTCCTGCACCGACAGGACGCGGCTGGCCCGGGTGGACTACCCCGCCGGGCAGGACAAGATTACCTTCGGCACGCTTCCCCAAACGGCCGCCCGGAAACTGATCCACATCCACACGAACGAGACCACCAACTACCTGGAGGTGCGGGGGAAGTACACGGACGGCTCGCCCATGCGCTGGGAGAACTGGCGCGTGTCGGCCGACTACTTCCGGGGAAGCCGCAACGACTTTTACAGCCTGGCCGCCGTCGGCCGGACACCCCTGGAGGCCTCCATCGCCATCGACGGCCGCAAACCCACCGCGGGCTACGCGGAGGTGTGCTCGGTCGATGTGGGCAACGCAGAGGGTGCCCTCTCTTCCCCCTGA
- a CDS encoding MBOAT family O-acyltransferase, producing the protein MVFSSNVFLFLFLPAFLVVYYLLPFRWRSGWILVGSYALYGWWRLDFLWLLVGVTLAAYVFALALGRAEGARRFQILAVAVALNLGALAYFKYANFGVESFNAAITSLGFAPFSWAPILLPIGLSFFIFHAISYLVDVYRREEPPTHHLLDFAAFIALFPHLIAGPVLKYNLLADQFRHRTHTLEGFSYGATRFMTGFAKKVLIADSIAPLVTAAFNQPNPTLADSWLGALAYTLQLYFDFSGYSDMAIGLAAMMGFKFPENFNHPYISRSITEFWRRWHMSLSSWLREYLYIGLGGNRKGRARTYLNLFLTMVLGGLWHGANWTFLLWGMWHGGLLATERRMKEAQLWKPSPAWLTIPGTMLLVILGWVMFRADSVMDALGMYRGMTGLNGAGLSDTLAWQVRPSELVTMLVATVLVYVAPVWGERVGDVGSRLLRPRLAVAATTALLPLFVLAILKLSAQSYTPFLYFQF; encoded by the coding sequence CTGGTGGTGTATTACCTCCTGCCCTTCCGCTGGCGCTCGGGGTGGATTCTGGTGGGCAGCTACGCCCTGTACGGGTGGTGGCGGCTCGACTTCCTGTGGCTGCTCGTCGGCGTGACGCTGGCCGCGTACGTCTTCGCGCTCGCCCTGGGGCGGGCCGAGGGGGCGCGCCGCTTCCAGATCCTGGCGGTCGCCGTCGCGCTGAACCTGGGGGCGCTCGCGTACTTCAAATACGCGAACTTCGGGGTGGAGAGCTTCAACGCCGCGATCACCAGCCTGGGCTTCGCCCCCTTCTCGTGGGCGCCGATCCTGCTGCCCATCGGCCTCTCGTTCTTCATCTTCCACGCCATCAGCTACCTGGTGGACGTGTACCGCCGCGAGGAGCCCCCTACCCACCACCTGCTGGACTTCGCCGCCTTCATCGCCCTGTTCCCGCACCTGATCGCCGGTCCCGTGTTGAAGTACAACCTGCTCGCCGACCAGTTCCGGCACCGTACCCATACGTTGGAAGGGTTCAGCTACGGCGCCACCCGCTTCATGACCGGCTTTGCCAAGAAGGTTCTGATCGCCGATTCCATCGCCCCGCTCGTCACCGCCGCCTTCAACCAGCCCAACCCCACGCTGGCCGACAGTTGGCTGGGAGCGTTGGCCTACACCCTGCAGCTCTACTTCGACTTCAGCGGGTACTCGGACATGGCGATTGGGCTGGCCGCGATGATGGGCTTCAAGTTCCCCGAGAACTTCAACCATCCCTACATCTCCCGCTCCATCACCGAGTTCTGGCGGCGCTGGCACATGAGTCTCAGCTCCTGGCTGCGCGAGTACCTGTATATCGGCCTGGGGGGCAACCGCAAGGGACGGGCGCGGACCTATCTCAACCTCTTCCTGACGATGGTGCTGGGCGGGCTGTGGCACGGGGCCAACTGGACCTTCCTGCTGTGGGGCATGTGGCACGGCGGCCTGCTCGCCACCGAGCGCCGGATGAAGGAAGCGCAGCTCTGGAAGCCCTCCCCCGCGTGGCTGACCATCCCGGGCACGATGCTGCTGGTCATCCTGGGCTGGGTGATGTTCCGGGCCGACAGTGTGATGGACGCCCTCGGGATGTACCGGGGGATGACGGGGCTCAACGGCGCGGGCCTCTCCGACACGCTGGCCTGGCAGGTGCGGCCCAGCGAACTCGTCACGATGCTCGTCGCCACCGTGCTGGTCTACGTGGCCCCGGTCTGGGGTGAGCGGGTGGGTGATGTGGGCAGCCGCCTGTTGCGCCCCCGCCTCGCCGTGGCGGCCACCACGGCCCTGCTGCCCCTCTTCGTGCTGGCGATCTTGAAACTCAGCGCCCAGTCCTACACTCCCTTTCTCTACTTCCAGTTCTGA
- a CDS encoding GNAT family N-acetyltransferase: MTVASFVLRDLRKPDDFPDVAAVLTASDPEWPVTPELLKTWDEAHDPDLFRTELVAEQGGRVVGVGRIGHDDFAFEEWRYWGSLSVHPEARGLGIGGALYEELLSRVRSRGAREVRTMLTDQPHHAPGRAFLERRGFRVVWERYESRLDTNAVDLGRFGPLLANVAAQGIELRSIAELAADPQRDRRLWELDWLLFQDVPMGNTLTKRPLGSWVKQELEDPTFAPELSFVAVRPELDDPLTGPYVGYTTLMRNPAGFYVIGMTGVRREDRGRGVAKALKVAAMRALKEAGGGEIRTMNDPPNKAMLGMNEALGFVRGPTHLRYELRLEGEA, encoded by the coding sequence GTGACTGTTGCTTCTTTTGTCCTGCGCGACCTGCGTAAACCGGACGACTTCCCGGACGTGGCCGCCGTGCTGACCGCCTCCGATCCCGAATGGCCCGTGACCCCCGAGCTGCTGAAAACCTGGGACGAGGCCCATGATCCGGACCTCTTCCGAACGGAACTTGTCGCCGAGCAGGGGGGCCGCGTGGTGGGCGTGGGCCGGATCGGGCACGACGACTTCGCCTTCGAGGAATGGCGCTACTGGGGCAGCCTGAGCGTGCATCCTGAAGCGCGGGGGCTCGGCATAGGCGGGGCGCTGTACGAGGAACTGCTCTCGCGGGTGCGCTCACGCGGGGCGAGGGAGGTCCGCACCATGCTTACCGACCAGCCGCATCACGCACCGGGCCGCGCCTTTCTGGAGCGCCGGGGGTTCCGCGTGGTCTGGGAGCGGTACGAGTCGCGGCTGGACACTAACGCGGTGGACTTGGGCCGGTTCGGCCCCCTGCTGGCGAACGTCGCGGCCCAGGGCATCGAGTTACGGAGCATTGCCGAACTCGCCGCCGACCCCCAGCGTGACCGGCGGCTGTGGGAACTCGACTGGCTGCTCTTCCAGGATGTGCCGATGGGGAATACCCTGACCAAGCGGCCCCTGGGGTCGTGGGTGAAGCAGGAGCTGGAGGACCCCACCTTCGCGCCGGAGCTGTCCTTCGTGGCCGTTCGGCCCGAACTGGACGACCCCCTCACCGGCCCCTACGTCGGCTACACGACGCTGATGCGGAATCCGGCGGGCTTCTATGTGATCGGCATGACCGGTGTGCGGCGCGAGGACCGGGGCCGGGGTGTCGCCAAGGCGCTCAAGGTGGCGGCGATGCGGGCCCTGAAGGAGGCGGGGGGCGGCGAGATTCGCACCATGAACGACCCGCCCAACAAGGCCATGCTGGGCATGAATGAGGCGCTGGGCTTCGTGCGCGGCCCCACCCACCTGCGCTACGAGCTGCGGCTGGAGGGGGAGGCATGA
- a CDS encoding GNAT family N-acetyltransferase, with protein sequence MNVREATEADLPVLARIMNAVNPRHPLTAELLGHELRSLREHPLNPYVGVWLAEEDGRAVGTGFLMQPPGMFHPGRYWAEVMVLSEATGRGMGRALADVLEACLEARGAQEVQAGAYEDEPRGLAFLTRRGFTETLRYFDNVLDLTAFDPATWTGEAQLPEGLRAVSLAELIAEQGEDAAWRAYHSAFGEIREDVPRTGEATPLPFEAFRERGEGPTFLPWGVLLAVTDVGEVLALTEMYADSTDATRINTGLTGTRRAWRRRGLGLALKLAALGVARERRIQTVWTNNATTNLPMLALNERLGFRPRPAFIEMRRGSVEGV encoded by the coding sequence ATGAACGTCCGCGAGGCGACCGAGGCCGACCTGCCGGTGCTGGCGAGGATCATGAATGCGGTCAATCCCCGCCACCCCCTCACGGCCGAGCTGCTGGGGCACGAGTTGCGAAGCCTGCGGGAGCATCCGCTGAACCCTTACGTGGGCGTCTGGCTCGCCGAGGAGGACGGGCGGGCGGTGGGCACGGGGTTCCTCATGCAGCCCCCCGGCATGTTCCACCCCGGCCGCTACTGGGCCGAGGTGATGGTGCTTTCGGAGGCGACGGGCCGGGGAATGGGCCGTGCCTTGGCGGACGTGCTGGAGGCCTGCCTGGAGGCGCGCGGCGCCCAGGAGGTTCAGGCGGGCGCCTACGAGGACGAGCCCCGCGGCCTCGCGTTCCTGACCCGGCGCGGTTTTACCGAGACGCTGCGCTATTTCGACAATGTGCTCGACCTGACGGCCTTCGATCCGGCCACCTGGACTGGGGAGGCGCAGTTGCCGGAGGGCCTGCGCGCGGTCAGCCTCGCCGAGCTGATCGCCGAACAGGGGGAGGACGCCGCCTGGCGGGCCTACCACTCGGCCTTCGGGGAGATACGGGAGGACGTGCCGCGCACGGGCGAGGCGACGCCCCTCCCCTTCGAGGCGTTCCGGGAGCGGGGGGAGGGGCCGACCTTCCTGCCTTGGGGGGTGCTGCTCGCCGTGACGGACGTGGGCGAGGTCCTGGCGCTGACGGAAATGTACGCTGACTCGACCGACGCCACCCGGATCAACACCGGCCTGACCGGCACCCGCCGCGCGTGGCGTCGCCGGGGCCTGGGCCTCGCGCTCAAGCTCGCCGCCCTGGGGGTAGCCCGGGAGCGCAGGATTCAGACCGTCTGGACGAACAACGCGACCACGAACCTCCCCATGCTCGCCCTGAACGAGCGGCTGGGCTTTCGTCCCCGGCCCGCCTTCATCGAGATGCGGCGCGGGAGCGTGGAGGGGGTATGA
- a CDS encoding alginate O-acetyltransferase — MTEFARDYVKNDGQGHAVPGVLHWLPGLFLLAVLGVGALLTLTSPGARTVPQDQNVTTGQWTAAYEKGLDADVPWRRPALDLWGGAQYRLFGEARPGAVVGRDGWLYTSEEFETAPADARELRDKLRYVGEVRRDLARDGARLVVALVPSKARLYSSHLGGVRVPAAKATQYETFRRGLEAEGIIAPDLYAALRWAKTGDGPNLFFRTDTHWTPDGAGVAARAVASQVRALGLEFPAGDFRAARAAPAIYPGDLLRYLPGAERAPSTSDWVRARSTERVSGGGGLLGDEGIAVTLVGTSYSAASSANVWDFAGQLQQALGTEVLNVADQGRGPFLPMRDYLRSPERTSSPPQVVIWEIPERYLRVDYPGLDNAGAASHARETPGTPPS, encoded by the coding sequence GTGACCGAATTCGCGCGGGATTATGTCAAGAACGACGGTCAGGGGCACGCGGTTCCCGGGGTGCTGCACTGGCTGCCCGGCCTGTTTCTCCTGGCCGTGCTGGGGGTGGGCGCCCTACTGACCCTGACCTCGCCAGGGGCGCGCACGGTGCCCCAGGATCAGAACGTCACGACCGGCCAGTGGACCGCCGCCTACGAGAAGGGCCTGGACGCGGACGTTCCGTGGCGCCGCCCTGCGCTCGACCTGTGGGGCGGCGCCCAGTACCGCCTCTTCGGGGAGGCCCGGCCGGGGGCCGTGGTGGGCCGGGACGGCTGGCTGTACACCAGTGAGGAGTTCGAGACCGCCCCGGCCGACGCCCGCGAGCTGCGGGACAAGCTGAGGTATGTGGGGGAGGTGCGGCGCGACCTGGCGCGGGACGGCGCGCGGCTCGTGGTGGCGCTGGTCCCCTCCAAGGCCCGGCTGTATTCGTCGCACCTCGGGGGCGTCCGTGTCCCGGCGGCCAAAGCCACCCAGTACGAGACCTTCCGCCGCGGGTTGGAGGCCGAGGGCATCATTGCCCCCGACCTTTATGCGGCGTTGCGGTGGGCGAAGACGGGGGACGGTCCAAACCTGTTCTTCCGAACGGATACCCACTGGACTCCGGATGGAGCGGGCGTGGCGGCCCGGGCGGTCGCCTCGCAGGTGCGGGCGCTGGGGCTGGAGTTTCCCGCAGGGGACTTCAGGGCGGCGCGGGCCGCCCCGGCGATCTACCCGGGCGACCTGCTGCGCTACCTGCCGGGGGCCGAGCGGGCGCCGTCCACCTCCGACTGGGTCCGGGCCCGGTCGACCGAACGGGTGAGCGGCGGCGGGGGCCTGCTGGGTGACGAGGGCATCGCCGTCACCCTGGTGGGGACGAGTTACAGCGCGGCGAGTTCGGCCAATGTGTGGGACTTCGCCGGGCAGCTCCAGCAGGCGCTGGGCACCGAGGTGCTCAACGTCGCCGATCAGGGGCGCGGGCCTTTCCTGCCCATGCGCGACTACCTGCGGAGCCCGGAACGCACCTCCAGTCCTCCCCAGGTGGTGATCTGGGAGATTCCCGAACGGTACCTGCGGGTAGACTACCCAGGACTGGACAACGCCGGAGCCGCCTCCCATGCGCGGGAGACTCCCGGCACACCCCCCTCCTGA
- a CDS encoding PIG-L deacetylase family protein gives MTDRLKLLLIVPHPDDEVYGASGTLMDLLEEGHRCGLVTLTRGEAGRTLGLAEGPEELARMRQAELKACLDVIGLTVHEQHTFPDKYLKDQPLEELARVTREAMMRHNPEIVLTFPPNGSNGHPDHVTTHRAVREVWEALPPENRPRLWYYASATPPEREDLRPAWLPPNLRRDVTRHIRRKLQAIACHRTQALSTVDFIRKFPERITEETFYEVGG, from the coding sequence ATGACGGATCGCCTGAAACTCCTGCTAATCGTGCCCCACCCCGACGACGAGGTCTACGGGGCGTCGGGCACCCTGATGGACCTGCTGGAGGAGGGGCACCGCTGCGGCCTCGTCACCCTCACGCGCGGCGAGGCGGGGCGCACGCTGGGGCTGGCCGAGGGTCCCGAGGAACTCGCCCGGATGCGCCAGGCCGAGCTGAAAGCGTGCCTGGACGTGATCGGTCTGACCGTCCACGAGCAGCACACCTTTCCCGACAAGTACCTGAAGGACCAGCCCCTGGAGGAGCTGGCAAGAGTGACGCGGGAAGCGATGATGCGGCACAACCCCGAGATTGTCCTGACCTTCCCCCCCAACGGCAGCAACGGGCACCCCGACCACGTCACCACCCACCGGGCCGTGCGGGAAGTGTGGGAGGCCCTGCCGCCTGAGAACCGCCCCCGCTTGTGGTATTACGCCAGCGCCACACCTCCCGAGCGCGAGGACCTGCGCCCCGCCTGGCTTCCCCCCAACCTCCGCCGCGACGTGACGCGCCATATTCGCCGCAAGCTCCAGGCCATCGCCTGCCACCGCACCCAGGCCCTGAGCACCGTGGATTTCATCCGCAAGTTCCCCGAACGCATCACCGAGGAGACGTTCTACGAGGTCGGGGGGTAG
- a CDS encoding A24 family peptidase has translation MFAGVFGLLVGSFSNVLIWRLPRGENIAFPPSHCPSCDHRLSPLDLVPVVSWLGLGGRCRYCRAPIKARYPVIELLTGAGYAVIAALFPLTTFGAGTLGLMLLFTLLLVASAIDLDTYTIPDELTLPGVVLGLALAWLNTRSGAAAGGLPTFAGAVQGALLGAGLLVTIDLIGSWVLRRFRERNYPERPIGYQQIALALLAGAWLGPWWGLAAALVSAGLNLAARRVVRIPEIVTLGGFLVSVALGGTGFGPGLILMVQGALAAAGAASLVAGVYWWLKREPESEADAPFDPSAMGFGDVKLAAVIGVFLGWERLLVALVVAVVAGAVMGLAQLALRRENRVKFGPYLALGAVVALIWGGGLVAAYRGMLGL, from the coding sequence ATGTTCGCTGGCGTGTTCGGCCTGCTCGTTGGGTCGTTCTCGAACGTGCTGATCTGGCGGCTGCCACGCGGGGAAAATATCGCCTTCCCGCCCAGCCACTGCCCAAGCTGCGACCACCGCCTCTCCCCCCTGGACCTCGTGCCCGTCGTCTCGTGGCTGGGGCTGGGCGGGCGGTGCCGTTACTGCCGGGCGCCGATCAAGGCTCGGTATCCGGTGATCGAACTGCTGACGGGCGCGGGCTACGCGGTCATCGCGGCGCTGTTCCCCCTCACGACCTTCGGGGCGGGCACCCTGGGGCTGATGCTGCTGTTCACGCTGCTCCTCGTGGCGAGCGCCATCGACCTCGACACGTACACCATTCCCGATGAGCTGACGCTGCCGGGGGTGGTGCTGGGGCTGGCACTGGCGTGGCTGAACACCCGCTCGGGGGCGGCGGCGGGAGGGCTGCCCACCTTTGCCGGGGCCGTGCAGGGAGCGCTGCTGGGTGCAGGGCTGCTCGTGACCATCGACCTGATCGGGTCGTGGGTACTGCGGCGCTTCCGCGAGCGGAACTACCCCGAGCGGCCCATCGGCTACCAGCAGATCGCGCTGGCCCTGCTGGCGGGGGCCTGGCTGGGGCCATGGTGGGGGCTGGCGGCGGCGCTCGTCTCGGCGGGGCTCAACCTGGCCGCGCGGCGGGTCGTCCGTATTCCAGAGATTGTCACCCTGGGCGGTTTCCTCGTCAGCGTGGCGCTGGGGGGCACGGGCTTTGGACCCGGTTTGATCCTGATGGTGCAGGGGGCTCTGGCCGCCGCGGGCGCCGCGTCCCTGGTGGCGGGCGTGTACTGGTGGCTGAAGCGTGAACCAGAGTCGGAGGCCGACGCCCCCTTCGACCCCTCGGCGATGGGCTTCGGGGACGTGAAGCTCGCCGCCGTGATCGGCGTGTTCCTGGGGTGGGAGCGGCTGCTCGTCGCGCTCGTCGTGGCCGTGGTGGCGGGCGCCGTGATGGGCCTGGCGCAACTCGCCCTGCGGCGCGAGAACCGGGTGAAGTTCGGCCCCTACCTGGCGCTGGGCGCCGTCGTCGCGCTGATCTGGGGTGGGGGCCTGGTGGCGGCCTACCGGGGCATGCTGGGACTGTAA